The following proteins are co-located in the Solanum pennellii chromosome 1, SPENNV200 genome:
- the LOC107003617 gene encoding uncharacterized protein LOC107003617, producing the protein MNTPALSLRHNHFLNGSSALVSGIRLPRSSSSPFRVRMSLQENGPSVAVVGVTGAVGQEFLSVLSDRNFPYRSLKLLASKRSAGKSMKFEERDYTVEELTEDSFDGIDIALFSAGGSISKKFGPLAAQKGTIVVDNSSAFRMDENVPLVIPEVNPEAMAHVKLGSGKGALIANPNCSTIICLMAVTPLHRRAKVKRMVVSTYQAASGAGAAAMEELVQQTREVLEGKEPTCNIFNQQYAFNLFSHNAPVQPNGYNEEEMKLVKETRKIWSDKDVKVTATCIRVPVMRAHAESVNLQFENPLDENTARDILKNAPGIVVVDDRASNRFPTPLEVSNKDDVAVGRVRRDVSQDGDYGLDIFVCGDQIRKGAALNAIQIAEMLL; encoded by the exons ATGAACACTCCGGCACTTTCTCTCCGTCACAACCATTTCCTCAATGGAAGCTCCGCTCTGGTATCCGGCATTCGTCTACCACGCTCCTCCTCTTCCCCTTTCCGTGTCCGTATGTCTCTCCAGGAAAACGGCCCATCCGTCGCCGTCGTCGGTGTTACTGGCGCCGTCGGTCAAGAGTTTCTATCCGTTCTATCTGACCGTAACTTCCCGTACCGTTCTCTTAAACTCCTTGCTAGCAAAAGATCAGCTGGAAAATCGATGAAGTTTGAGGAACGAGATTATACTGTTGAAGAACTCACTGAGGATAGTTTTGATGGTATAGATATTGCATTGTTTAGTGCTGGTGGTTCAATTAGTAAGAAATTTGGACCCTTGGCTGCTCAAAAGGGAACAATTGTAGTGGATAATAGCTCGGCTTTTCGAATGGATGAGAATGTGCCTCTTGTGATTCCAGAAGTGAATCCTGAAGCTATGGCACATGTCAAGCTTGGTTCTGGAAAGGGAGCGCTTATTGCGAATCCGAATTGCTCTACTATTATTTGCTTGATGGCTGTTACTCCTCTCCATCGTCGTGCTAAA GTCAAACGCATGGTTGTTAGTACATATCAGGCAGCTAGTGGTGCTGGTGCTGCTGCAATGGAAGAGCTAGTGCAGCAGACTCGTGAG GTCCTGGAGGGAAAAGAACCAACATGCAATATCTTTAACCAGCAG TATGCTTTTAATCTTTTCTCACATAATGCACCTGTTCAACCCAATGGATATAATGAAGAGGAAATGAAGCTGGtcaaagaaacaagaaaaatatgg AGTGACAAGGATGTCAAGGTTACTGCAACATGTATACGTGTTCCTGTTATGCGTGCACATGCTGAAAGCGTGAATCTTCAATTTGAGAATCCCCTCGATGAG AATACTGCAAGGGATATTCTTAAAAATGCACCAGGTATAGTTGTAGTCGATGACCGTGCAAGTAATAGATTCCCAACCCCACTTGAAGTTTCCAATAAAGACGATGTTGCAGTTGGGAGAGTACGTCGTGATGTTTCTCAAGATGGAGATTATGG GCTGGACATCTTTGTTTGTGGTGATCAAATACGCAAGGGAGCCGCCCTTAATGCTATCCAGATTGCAGAAATGTTGTTGTAG
- the LOC107014719 gene encoding sec14 cytosolic factor-like isoform X3, with product MDTNQEIALTQMRKSVEKLGSSTESYGEKTLMRFLIARSMNPEKAAKMFFQWKKWRAEMGLSKNGHPVVMVKSNKHFPSKDQLQFKKFVVHLLDKTIASSFNGRETGNEKLIGVVDLQHITYNNADLRGLITGFQFLQAYYPERLAACYLLHMPQFFVTVWKFVCRFLDKATQEKVRIVTSEEQMQEFIREVGEDVLPEEYGGRAKLVLLQNVTVNY from the exons ATGGATACAAATCAGGAAATTGCATTGACACAAATGAGAAAATCAGTTGAAAAGCTTGGATCTTCTACTGAA AGCTATGGAGAGAAGACATTAATGAGGTTCTTGATTGCAAGATCAATGAACCCAGAGAAAGCTGCAAAGATGTTTTTTCAGTGGAAAAAATGGAGGGCTGAAATG GGATTATCCAAGAATGGCCACCCTGTTGTGATGGTTAAAAGTAACAAACATTTTCCTTCCAAGGATCAACTTCAATTCAAGA AATTTGTGGTTCATCTACTAGACAAAACAATTGCAAG TTCGTTCAATGGTAGAGAAACAGGAAATGAGAAACTTATTGGAGTTGTTGATCTCCAACATATTACCTATAACAATGCTGATCTTCGTGGACTGATCACTGGTTTTCAGTTTTTACAG GCGTACTACCCTGAGCGCTTAGCTGCTTGTTACCTTTTACACATGCCACAATTCTTTGTCACCGTATGGAAATTTGTTTGTCGCTTCCTTGATAAAGCTACTCAGGAGAAG GTTAGGATTGTTACAAGTGAAGAACAAATGCAAGAGTTCATCAGAGAGGTTGGCGAAGACGTCTTACCAGAGGAGTATGGAGGGCGCGCTAAACTTGTACTTCTGCAGAATGTTACTGTGAACTACTAA
- the LOC107014719 gene encoding SEC14 cytosolic factor-like isoform X1, giving the protein MDTNQEIALTQMRKSVEKLGSSTESYGEKTLMRFLIARSMNPEKAAKMFFQWKKWRAEMVPLGYITDSEVADELAAEKIYLQGLSKNGHPVVMVKSNKHFPSKDQLQFKKFVVHLLDKTIASSFNGRETGNEKLIGVVDLQHITYNNADLRGLITGFQFLQAYYPERLAACYLLHMPQFFVTVWKFVCRFLDKATQEKVRIVTSEEQMQEFIREVGEDVLPEEYGGRAKLVLLQNVTVNY; this is encoded by the exons ATGGATACAAATCAGGAAATTGCATTGACACAAATGAGAAAATCAGTTGAAAAGCTTGGATCTTCTACTGAA AGCTATGGAGAGAAGACATTAATGAGGTTCTTGATTGCAAGATCAATGAACCCAGAGAAAGCTGCAAAGATGTTTTTTCAGTGGAAAAAATGGAGGGCTGAAATGGTTCCACTTGGGTACATTACTGATTCTGAAGTTGCAGATGAATTAGCTgctgaaaaaatttatttgcaGGGATTATCCAAGAATGGCCACCCTGTTGTGATGGTTAAAAGTAACAAACATTTTCCTTCCAAGGATCAACTTCAATTCAAGA AATTTGTGGTTCATCTACTAGACAAAACAATTGCAAG TTCGTTCAATGGTAGAGAAACAGGAAATGAGAAACTTATTGGAGTTGTTGATCTCCAACATATTACCTATAACAATGCTGATCTTCGTGGACTGATCACTGGTTTTCAGTTTTTACAG GCGTACTACCCTGAGCGCTTAGCTGCTTGTTACCTTTTACACATGCCACAATTCTTTGTCACCGTATGGAAATTTGTTTGTCGCTTCCTTGATAAAGCTACTCAGGAGAAG GTTAGGATTGTTACAAGTGAAGAACAAATGCAAGAGTTCATCAGAGAGGTTGGCGAAGACGTCTTACCAGAGGAGTATGGAGGGCGCGCTAAACTTGTACTTCTGCAGAATGTTACTGTGAACTACTAA
- the LOC107014719 gene encoding SEC14 cytosolic factor-like isoform X2 has translation MDTNQEIALTQMRKSVEKLGSSTESYGEKTLMRFLIARSMNPEKAAKMFFQWKKWRAEMVPLGYITDSEVADELAAEKIYLQGLSKNGHPVVMVKKFVVHLLDKTIASSFNGRETGNEKLIGVVDLQHITYNNADLRGLITGFQFLQAYYPERLAACYLLHMPQFFVTVWKFVCRFLDKATQEKVRIVTSEEQMQEFIREVGEDVLPEEYGGRAKLVLLQNVTVNY, from the exons ATGGATACAAATCAGGAAATTGCATTGACACAAATGAGAAAATCAGTTGAAAAGCTTGGATCTTCTACTGAA AGCTATGGAGAGAAGACATTAATGAGGTTCTTGATTGCAAGATCAATGAACCCAGAGAAAGCTGCAAAGATGTTTTTTCAGTGGAAAAAATGGAGGGCTGAAATGGTTCCACTTGGGTACATTACTGATTCTGAAGTTGCAGATGAATTAGCTgctgaaaaaatttatttgcaGGGATTATCCAAGAATGGCCACCCTGTTGTGATGGTTAAAA AATTTGTGGTTCATCTACTAGACAAAACAATTGCAAG TTCGTTCAATGGTAGAGAAACAGGAAATGAGAAACTTATTGGAGTTGTTGATCTCCAACATATTACCTATAACAATGCTGATCTTCGTGGACTGATCACTGGTTTTCAGTTTTTACAG GCGTACTACCCTGAGCGCTTAGCTGCTTGTTACCTTTTACACATGCCACAATTCTTTGTCACCGTATGGAAATTTGTTTGTCGCTTCCTTGATAAAGCTACTCAGGAGAAG GTTAGGATTGTTACAAGTGAAGAACAAATGCAAGAGTTCATCAGAGAGGTTGGCGAAGACGTCTTACCAGAGGAGTATGGAGGGCGCGCTAAACTTGTACTTCTGCAGAATGTTACTGTGAACTACTAA
- the LOC107014719 gene encoding uncharacterized protein LOC107014719 isoform X4: MDTNQEIALTQMRKSVEKLGSSTESYGEKTLMRFLIARSMNPEKAAKMFFQWKKWRAEMVPLGYITDSEVADELAAEKIYLQGLSKNGHPVVMVKSNKHFPSKDQLQFKKFVVHLLDKTIASSFNGRETGNEKLIGVVDLQHITYNNADLRGLITGFQFLQVRIVTSEEQMQEFIREVGEDVLPEEYGGRAKLVLLQNVTVNY; this comes from the exons ATGGATACAAATCAGGAAATTGCATTGACACAAATGAGAAAATCAGTTGAAAAGCTTGGATCTTCTACTGAA AGCTATGGAGAGAAGACATTAATGAGGTTCTTGATTGCAAGATCAATGAACCCAGAGAAAGCTGCAAAGATGTTTTTTCAGTGGAAAAAATGGAGGGCTGAAATGGTTCCACTTGGGTACATTACTGATTCTGAAGTTGCAGATGAATTAGCTgctgaaaaaatttatttgcaGGGATTATCCAAGAATGGCCACCCTGTTGTGATGGTTAAAAGTAACAAACATTTTCCTTCCAAGGATCAACTTCAATTCAAGA AATTTGTGGTTCATCTACTAGACAAAACAATTGCAAG TTCGTTCAATGGTAGAGAAACAGGAAATGAGAAACTTATTGGAGTTGTTGATCTCCAACATATTACCTATAACAATGCTGATCTTCGTGGACTGATCACTGGTTTTCAGTTTTTACAG GTTAGGATTGTTACAAGTGAAGAACAAATGCAAGAGTTCATCAGAGAGGTTGGCGAAGACGTCTTACCAGAGGAGTATGGAGGGCGCGCTAAACTTGTACTTCTGCAGAATGTTACTGTGAACTACTAA
- the LOC107008557 gene encoding SEC14 cytosolic factor gives MDRNQEIALTQMRKSVEKLGSSTDSYGEKTLMRFLIARSMDPEKAAKMFCQWKKWRAEMVPLGYISDSEVADELAAEKLYLQGLSKSGHPIMIVKVNKHFPSKDQVQFKKFVIHLLDKTIASSFKGREIGNEKLIGILDLKNITYSNVDTRGLITGFQFLQAYYPERLATCYLLHMPQFFVTIWRFVCRFLEKATQEKMRIVMSEEEKEEFIREVGEDVLPEEYGGRAKLVLMQDVAVNY, from the exons ATGGACAGAAATCAAGAAATTGCATTGACCCAAATGAGGAAATCAGTTGAAAAGCTTGGATCTTCCACTGAT agTTATGGAGAGAAGACATTAATGAGGTTCTTGATTGCAAGATCAATGGACCCAGAGAAAGCTGCAAAGATGTTTTGTCAGTGGAAAAAATGGAGGGCTGAGATGGTTCCACTTGGTTACATCTCTGATTCTGAAGTTGCAGATGAATTAGCAGCTGAAAAACTTTATTTGCAGGGATTGTCCAAGAGTGGACACCCTATTATGATAGTCAAAGTTAACAAGCATTTTCCTTCCAAAGATCAAGTTCAATTCAAGA AATTTGTCATTCATCTACTAGACAAAACCATTGCAAG TTCATTCAAAGGTAGGGAAATAGGAAATGAGAAACTTATTGGAATTCTTGATCTCAAGAATATTACCTATAGCAATGTGGATACTCGTGGATTGATCACTGGTTTTCAGTTTTTACAG GCATACTACCCTGAGCGCTTAGCGACTTGTTACCTTTTACACATGCCACAGTTCTTTGTCACCATATGGCGATTTGTTTGTCGCTTCCTTGAAAAGGCAACTCAAGAGAAG ATGAGGATTGTCATGagtgaagaagaaaaggaagagtTCATTCGAGAGGTCGGTGAAGACGTCTTACCGGAGGAGTATGGAGGGCGCGCTAAACTTGTACTTATGCAGGATGTTGCTGTCAACTACTAA
- the LOC107008558 gene encoding SEC14 cytosolic factor-like isoform X1 translates to MDRNQEIALAKMRKSVEKLGSSTESYGEKTLMRFLIARSMNPEKAAKMFCQWKKWRAEMVPLGYIPDSEVADESAAEKVYLQGLSKNGYPVAIIKLNKHFASKDQVQFKKFVVHALDKTIASSFNGSEIGNEKLIGILDLQNITYSNVDTRGLITGFQFLQAYYPERLATCYILHMPKFFVTVWQFICRFIDKATQQKMRIIMSEEQKQEFIREVGEDVVPTEYGGRAELVLLQDVVVNY, encoded by the exons ATGGACAGAAATCAAGAAATTGCATTGGCTAAAATGAGGAAATCAGTTGAAAAGCTTGGATCTTCCACTgaa AGTTATGGAGAGAAGACATTGATGAGGTTCTTGATTGCAAGATCAATGAACCCAGAGAAAGCTGCTAAAATGTTTTGTCAGTGGAAAAAATGGAGGGCTGAAATGGTTCCACTTGGGTACATACCTGATTCTGAAGTTGCAGATGAATCAGCAGCTGAAAAAGTTTATTTACAAGGATTGTCCAAGAATGGATATCCTGTTGCTATAATCAAACTTAACAAGCATTTTGCTTCCAAGGATCAAGTTCAATTCAAGA AATTTGTGGTTCATGCACTAGACAAAACAATTGCAAG TTCATTCAATGGTAGTGAAATAGGAAATGAGAAACTTATTGGAATTCTTGATCTCCAGAATATTACCTATAGCAATGTTGATACTCGTGGATTGATCACTGGTTTTCAGTTTTTACAG GCATACTACCCTGAGCGCTTAGCTACTTGTTACATTTTACACATGCCAAAATTCTTTGTCACTGTATGGCAATTTATATGTCGCTTCATTGATAAAGCAACTCAACAGAAG ATGAGGATTATCATGAGTGAAGAACAGAAGCAAGAGTTCATCCGTGAGGTCGGTGAAGATGTCGTACCGACAGAGTATGGAGGGCGTGCTGAACTTGTACTTTTGCAGGATGTTGTTGTGAACTACTAA
- the LOC107008558 gene encoding sec14 cytosolic factor-like isoform X2 has protein sequence MDRNQEIALTQMRKSIEKLGSSTESYGEKTLMRFLIARSMNPEKAAKMFCQWKKWRAEMVPLGYIPDSEVADESAAEKVYLQGLSKNGYPVAIIKLNKHFASKDQVQFKKFVVHALDKTIASSFNGSEIGNEKLIGILDLQNITYSNVDTRGLITGFQFLQAYYPERLATCYILHMPKFFVTVWQFICRFIDKATQQKMRIIMSEEQKQEFIREVGEDVVPTEYGGRAELVLLQDVVVNY, from the exons ATGGACAGAAATCAAGAAATTGCATTGACACAAATGAGGAAATCAATTGAAAAGCTGGGATCTTCCACTgaa AGTTATGGAGAGAAGACATTGATGAGGTTCTTGATTGCAAGATCAATGAACCCAGAGAAAGCTGCTAAAATGTTTTGTCAGTGGAAAAAATGGAGGGCTGAAATGGTTCCACTTGGGTACATACCTGATTCTGAAGTTGCAGATGAATCAGCAGCTGAAAAAGTTTATTTACAAGGATTGTCCAAGAATGGATATCCTGTTGCTATAATCAAACTTAACAAGCATTTTGCTTCCAAGGATCAAGTTCAATTCAAGA AATTTGTGGTTCATGCACTAGACAAAACAATTGCAAG TTCATTCAATGGTAGTGAAATAGGAAATGAGAAACTTATTGGAATTCTTGATCTCCAGAATATTACCTATAGCAATGTTGATACTCGTGGATTGATCACTGGTTTTCAGTTTTTACAG GCATACTACCCTGAGCGCTTAGCTACTTGTTACATTTTACACATGCCAAAATTCTTTGTCACTGTATGGCAATTTATATGTCGCTTCATTGATAAAGCAACTCAACAGAAG ATGAGGATTATCATGAGTGAAGAACAGAAGCAAGAGTTCATCCGTGAGGTCGGTGAAGATGTCGTACCGACAGAGTATGGAGGGCGTGCTGAACTTGTACTTTTGCAGGATGTTGTTGTGAACTACTAA